AAAAAACCTTAGTGTTTTTGATGGAAGTGTTAAAACGATAGTGATTACAGAAAAGCAAGAATGTTTGTTTGACGGTAGTGGAGAACTATTTATAGAAACTATAAAATTCTCTAATAATCTAGCAGGACAAATTTGTGAAGTTTTACAAAAACATAAAATTCAATCTGTAATTATAGAAGGAGGTACGCAAACCTTACAAACTTTTATTGATGAAGATTTGTGGGATGAAGCACGTGTTTTTGTTGGTAAAGTAGCATTTAAAGAAGGTGTAAAAGCACCATTTTTTAATAAGGCAATTAAAGAAAAAATAAACATCAAAACAGATGTTTTAAAAATATATACTAATGATTAAAAACATCATTTTCGATTTTGGCGATATTTTTATCAACCTAGATAAAAAAAAGTTTGCAAAAGAATTACAAAATCTTGGAATTTCGCAAGAATCTGAAGCAAATTTACCTATTCTAAATGACTATGAAATGGGATTAATTTCTACAGAAGAATTTGTTGCCTTTTTTGAAGCCAAATTTAATGTACCTAAAGAGAAATTAATAAAAGCTTGGAATTCTATTCTGTTAGATTTTCCTGAAAAAAGATTAAAATTTATTCAAGAACTTTCAGAAAGTAATAAATACCGATTATTTTTATTAAGTAATACCAATGATTTACATATTTCTTGGGTTAAAAATGATTGGAAGTTAGCTTTGTATACTGCATTTAAAGGTTGTTTTGAGCAATTTTATTTAACACATGAAATACATTTAAGAAAACCGAATCTTAATATTTATGAGTTTGTATTAAATGAAAATAATTTAATTGCAGAAGAAACCCTTTTTATAGATGATACAAAAGAAAATACAGATGCAGCAAACTCTTTAGGTATTCATGTTTGGAATTTAATTCCTGGTCAAGAAGATGTAACGGAGTTATTTGTTAAAAAAGAATTTTTATTTTGATTTACTTACTTTTTAGTATTCTTTTTTCAACCTCATTATTTGTTATTTTTAAATATTTCGACATTTATAAAATAGACACATTAAAAGCCATTGTAGTAAATTACTTGGTTGCTTTTGGTTTAGGTTTTGGACTGTCTGAAATTACATTTTCTATTACAGAAATCCCTGAGAAATCATGGTTTTTTGGGGCTATTATTTTAGGTGCTTTATTTGTTTCTATTTTCTTTGTAATGGCAAATACAGCGCAACAAAATGGTGTTTCTGTAGCTTCTGTTGCAGGAA
The nucleotide sequence above comes from Polaribacter butkevichii. Encoded proteins:
- a CDS encoding HAD-IA family hydrolase; its protein translation is MIKNIIFDFGDIFINLDKKKFAKELQNLGISQESEANLPILNDYEMGLISTEEFVAFFEAKFNVPKEKLIKAWNSILLDFPEKRLKFIQELSESNKYRLFLLSNTNDLHISWVKNDWKLALYTAFKGCFEQFYLTHEIHLRKPNLNIYEFVLNENNLIAEETLFIDDTKENTDAANSLGIHVWNLIPGQEDVTELFVKKEFLF